Part of the Niallia alba genome is shown below.
GCCAAATGGAGTAGATTTCGGTGATGGTAATATTGTAAAACTTATTATTGGTATTGCTGGGAAAGATGGCGAACACTTGGAGTTATTATCACAAATTGCTATTGTATGTTCTGAAATTGAAAATGTAGAAAAATTAGTTGCTGCGAAATCAGAAGAGGAAATAATCCAAATTTTAAGCGAGGTAGAATAATACTATGAATGCTATTCATTTTGGAGCTGGAAATATTGGTCGAGGATTTATTGGTTTATTATTGCATCAGTCAGATTATGCTATAACGTTTGTAGATGTTAACGAGCAAGTAATCGATGAAATTAATCGTGTTGGTCAATACAATGTTTTGCTTGCTAATGAAACAAAAGAGCAGTTCACAGTAAAAAATGTAAAAGGGATTAATAGTAAAATAAATCCTGAACAAGTAGTAGAACGGTTTATCCAGGCAGATATTGTTACTACAGCTATCGGTCCAAACATTTTAAAATTTATTGCACCACTGATTGCAGACGGAATTAAAGCACGTATGAAAAATAATCAAACACCTGTAAATGTGATTGCGTGTGAAAATATGATAGGTGGAAGTAGTGCCCTTAAGCAGTTTGTATTAGAGCATTTAAATGAAGAAGAAGCAGCATGGTTAGAAGAATATGTAGGTTTCCCTGATTCTGCTGTTGACAGAATTGTGCCAAACCAGAAAAATGACAATTTATTAGACGTTCTAGTTGAACCTTTCCATGAGTGGGTTATAGATGAAACTGCAATCAAAGGAGAGAAACCAGAAATTGCCGAAGCTCATTTTGTAGGTAATTTACAGGCTTATATTGAAAGAAAGCTTTTTACTGTAAATACTGGCCATGCTGCAACAGCATACTTAGGCAATATCAAGAACTATGAGACCATTTCAGAAACAATCCATCATGAAGGTGTGAAAGAAAAGGTACTTCATGTTTTACAAGAAACAGGAAAAGTACTTGTAGCTAGATATAATTTTAATGAAGCAGATCACCAAAAATATATTGATAAAATTTTAGGTCGTTTTGCAAATGCTTATATTGTGGACGACGTAAAACGAGTAGGTAGATCGCCGTTACGAAAATTAAGTGGTAACGATCGCTTAGTTGCGCCAGCTCTAGCTTATTATAAGGAGTTTCATGAAATTCCTGCTCATTTAGTAGAAGTTATGGCATCCGCTCTTCATTTTTACACACCAGAAGATCAAGAGTCTGTTGAATTGAAGAAACTAGTGGAGGAAAAGGGAGTTCAATCAGCTTTCGTTCAAGTATCAGGCTTAAGCGAAGATCATGAACTAGTAACAGAAGTTATACGTGTTTATAACAATATTCATGCATAAAGAAAAATCCAATGTGGCCGTGTTTTCAAGGCTACATTGGATTTTTTTGATAGTTAACATAAGGCAGATATGTTTCTTAAGTCTATTCCTATCTAGACCGAGCGCCTTTTGCCTAGCAAACTTTAGGTCACTATTAACGTGCAGCGGTTGTAGAATTTACCTTTGATTGTTTGCGTTTTTCCCATAGTTTTTTAGCGAAGGGATAAATGATAGGTCCCCACGTAATCATTCGTCTGAACATTTTTTTCATTATCTCTCACATCCTTTTATTCTTTATAAGGTCTTTTCCCGAAAGAACGATTGTATAAACAATAATCCCTATTCTAGTTAAATTTGGTAATATTAGAGCGAAGTACCTTCTTGTAATTTAGAAAAAAAGAGAATATAGTTTTCATAGATACTTGCAACATATAAGTGATAATAAACGTCTAATGTATGGATAGACCGAAAGAAGAAATTATTCCATGAGTAAAAGTAAAGGATAGGTAATTGATGGATAGATTAAAACCATATTGGGAAGGATTTCGACGTTTCTGGAAAAAGAGACATCTTACCCAAATTATACTTTTGGCTTTATTATTAGTTGTTTTAATAGCGATATTATATTTTACGTATTTAGCAACACAAGCAAATGTCAGTACGCTAAAGGCTGGATTAAGCCAAGCTACGATTATTTATGATAAAGATGGGGATGAAGCAACCCAAATTAGAACGGAAAGAACAGAAGGCATCGAATTGAAGGATGTACCTAAATACGTTCCAGCCGCAGTTGTTTCAATTGAAGATGAACGTTTCTATCAACATAATGGATTTGATATAAAAGGGATTAGCCGCGCCTTCTTTAAAAATATCTTTGCAGGAAGAATTACCGGTGGAGGAAGTACGATTACGCAACAGTTAACAAAGAACGCTTTGTTAACATCCGAACAGACTTATAAGCGAAAAGCAGAAGAATTATTTCTTGCGGTAGAAATAGAGAAGCATTATGAAAAAGAAGAAATTTTGCAAATGTATTTAAATCATGTTTATTTTGGCAGTGGAGCATGGGGGATTAGCCAGGCGTCACTGAAATATTTCAATAAAGATATTAAGGATGTATCTATAAGTGAAGCTGCATTACTTGCGGGAATATTGCAAGCGCCATCTGCATTAGATCCATATAACAATTATGATGGTGCTGTTAATCGTCGTAATCTTGTTCTAAAGAAAATGGTAGATTTAAAACAAATAACAAAAGACGAGTATCAACAGGCAGTAAATGAAAAAATTGTCTTGGAAAATGGGGGAGGCTCTTTTATTGAAAGAGAATATCCATATTATGTGGACGCAGTTATCGATGAAGCGATAAAAAAATACGGTCTTACCCAAGAAGAACTTTTAAAAAGAGGGTATAAAATTTATACGGAGATGGACCAAAATCTCCAGTCTACATTAGAAAAAACCTTTGCTAGGGATTCCTTATTTCCGAGAAGTGCTGATGGAACATCAGCACAAGGCGGAGCAGTATTACTCGACCCAGAAACAGGAGGAGTAAGAGGGTTAGTTGGAGGTAGAGGGGAACAAGTTTTCAGAGGTTTTAACCGGGCTACTCAAATTAGAGTACAACCAGGATCTACGATGAAGCCACTTGCTGTTTATACACCCGCTTTAGAAAAGGGCTATAAGATTGATTCGATGTTAGAAGATAAGCCATTTAAGAAGGGGGATTACGAACCACAGAACTTCACGAAGACATATAAAGGGGAGGTTCCGATGTATGAAGCCTTAGAAGACTCCTTAAATGTTCCAGCAGTCTGGCTATTAGACAAAATTGGATTGGAGAATGGTCTTAAATCACTTGATCGGTTCGGTATTCCTTATGAAAAAGAGGATGAATATTTAGGGATAGCTTTAGGTGGGATGACCAGAGGGGTTTCTCCATTGCAAATGGCGAGTGCTTATTCTGCCTTTCCTAATGAGGGAATTCGAATGGAAAGTCATTTGATTACCAAAATTGTTGGACCGACAGGCAATGTTATTGCCGATTATGAACCAACGTCAACAAGAGTTACTTCTAGATCTGTTACCAATGACATGACATCAATGTTGCTAGATGTTATTAAATCAGGAACAGGTCAAGGGGCAAAAGTGACTGGATTCCAAATTGCTGGAAAAACTGGATCTACTCAATTGGATAATAGTAATATTTCTGGTACGAAGGATCAGTGGTTTGTCGGATATACTCCTAATTTAGTTGGAGCGATGTGGTTAGGCTATGATAAAACAGATGATACACATTATCTACCAAGCAAAAGTTCGGGAGATGTAGTACCTATTTTTAAAACTATTATGGACCAAGCTGTGCAATATGTGGAGCCAGAGAATTTTAATGTTTTATCTGTAAGTGATAGACTTGCAAATAAAGATAGTGGAAATGTTAATAAAAAAGTGGAAGAAACGAAAAAAGTCATTAAAGAAAAAGCGGAGGAATTAGAAACCACTATTAAAGAGAATTCGTCAAAATGGAGCCAGGTCGTAGATGAAATAAAAAAAGATGCGAAAAAGGTAAATGAAAAGGTAAAAGGGAAGTTACAAGAAATACTGGGAAATTAGTATTTTCAACAGGGTAGAAAAATATACTGGAACTAGTAGTTAATGCGACTATAGACAGTATATTTTTCTATCTATTTTTATTCTTCCGTTACTGGAATAGTAGATTGTAGAGAAAGTCTATGTTTGAAGTATAACTTGTTGTAGAAACTATAGAGAATAATCAAGATAAATACGTTTAATTAAATGAGGCATGTGATAAATATAACAGAATAAATGAAAAGGAGGAGACGAAATTTTAAGGAGTGAAAGTTAAGCAAAATAATGGAAAAGTCAACTAGGTTCAATTATAATTAATGTAAGCGTTTTATATTATTTATAAAGCGAATAATAAGTTTGGAAAAAATGTTTGTGACAGAATTGTGGACATGGATTTTAACAATGGCATCTGCTATAATAAAAAGGTTGATAAAATCTTGAATTCGCGGAAAACATAAGAATAGAAAATGTTAAAATTGGTAAATTTATACTTACGTTTTTTGTCACAAATAATAGGTTCGAGATGTGATATCATCATACAGGTAGTAATAATCGTTATTTTACCTCATGTAATATGAATGTTCTATGTCTAAATAGCGAACATTCTGTGAATATTTTAACATTTGAACTTAAACGGAAGGAGCTGTACAAATGAAAAAGGGAGTTTTAGTTTCGCTTTTAGCAATTGTACCATTATTCATTTTAAGTGGCTGTGAATCGATGGTTGTATTCGATCCGCAAGGTCCTGTCGCTAGAAGTATTACGGACTTAATTAACTGGTCAATTTTATTAATGGCTTTTGTATGTCTTGTAGTTTTTGCACTATTTGGCTACATAGTTTGGAAATATCGTGCAACGAAAGAGAATGCTGATTATGAACCAGATGAACATGGAAGTACTAAGCTTGAAATTGTTTGGACTGTAATCCCATTCTTAATTATTATTGCATTAACGATTCCAACTGTAAAAACAATTTATGCATTAGAGGATGTACCAAAAGATTACAAAGACCATGATCCAATTGTGATTAATGTAACTTCTGCAGATTGGAAGTGGATTTTTAGCTATCCAGAAGAAGGAATTGAAACAGTCAATTACGTAAATATTCCTGCTGGTGTACCTATTGAGTTTAAATTAACTTCTGCTGGTACCATGCAATCATTCTGGATTCCTGCATTAGCTGGTCAAAAATACACAATGTATGGAGCTGAAACAGATTTATATGTTGTGGCAGATAACCCAGGTAACTATGAAGGACAAAATACAAGCTTTAATGGTAAAGGTTATGCAGAGATGAAGTTTGATGTCGAAGCAAAAACTTTAGAAGACTATGATAAGTGGGTAGACGAAGTAAAAGAGAATGCCCCTGAATTAACAGAGGAAAAATATAAAGAAATTATCAAGCCTACACACTTAGGCCGTTTGACTTTCTCTAATACACATTTAGAATGGATCGATCACGGTAAAGGTGGAGACTCAAATTATTATTTAAACCCTGAGTTATATCGAGTTCATGGATATCCAGGTAGAACATTTGAAAAGAACCAAGAGTCTGACGGGGGTGAAAAGGATGCACATTAAGTGGGATGATATCGTTATTACTGGCGATCCCCTTATATTATCTGCTCAAATAGGTATTACGCTAACAATGCTTGCTATTGTAGTTGGTGTTACTTATTTTAAGAAGTGGCAATATTTATGGGATGAATGGATAACAACGGTTGATCACAAAAAAATCGGTATCATGTATATTATTGTTGCCGTATTAATGTTCTTCCGTGGTGGAGTCGACGGTTTGATGATGAAATATCAAACCTCAGCTCCTGAAATGAAATTCTTAGATGCACAGCATTACAATGAAGTATTTACAACGCACGGCGTTATTATGATTCTTTTTATGGCGATGCCAGCGTTAATCGGATTAATGAACGTAGTAATACCTTTGCAAATTGGAGCACGTGACGTTGCGTTTCCACAGTTGAATGCATTAAGCTTTTGGCTAACATTTAGTGGGGCGATGCTTTTCAATATTTCTTTCGTAATTGGTGGATCTCCTGATGCAGGATGGACATCCTATTTCCCTCTAGCTGGGAAAGAATTTACACCAGGGGTTGGTAACAACTTCTATGCAATTGGGCTGCAAATTGCCGGTATTGGTACGCTGATGACGGGTATTAACTTTATTGTTACCATCTTGAAAATGCGTGCAAAAGGCATGACTTTAATGAAAATGCCAATGTTCACTTGGACATCTTTAATCACAAACGTTATTATTGTGTTTGCATTCCCTATTTTAACGGTTGCATTAGCATTGATGACATTTGATCGTTTATTCGGAACACATTTCTTCACGATTTCTGGCGGAGGAAATGCGATGCTTTGGAATAACCTATTCTGGTTATGGGGACATCCAGAGGTATATATCGTAATCTTGCCAGCGTTTGGTATGTTCTCAGAAATCATCGCAACATTCTCGAAAAAGCGTTTATACGGTTATAACTCGATGATTATCTCTATTATTGGTATTGCTTTATTGAGTTTCGTTGTTTGGGTTCACCATTTCTATACAATGGGATCTGGACCAGTTGTAAACTCTGTTTTCTCGATTACGACGATGTTAATTGCGGTACCAACCGGGGTTAAAATTTTCAACTGGCTATTTACAATGAGAAAAGGTCGCATTCAGTTTACAACGGCTATGCTATGGTCTCTTGCATTTATTCCAACCTTTACTATCGGTGGGGTAACTGGAGTTATGCTTGCAATGGCTGCAGCAGACTATCAATATCATAATACATTATTCTTAGTAGCTCATTTCCACTATGTATTAATACCAGGTGTTGTATATGCAGTATTTGCTGGTTTCTATTACTGGTGGCCAAAAATGTTCGGTTATGCTCTAAACGAACGTTTAGGAAAATGGCATTTCTGGTTGTTTAATATTGGTTTTAACGTAACATTTATGCCAATGTTCTTCTTAGGTTTAAAAGGGGCAGTAAGACGTTCTTATACGTTCTCTGCAGAATCTGGATTTGCACCATTGTTTATGCTATCTGCAATTGGTTCCTTAATTCTTGCAGCAGGTTTCGCTGTACTTGTTTATAACATTTACTATAGTACTCGTTATGCAGATAGAAAGATTTCTACAGATCCATGGGATGCAAGAACATTAGAATGGCATACAGCTTCTCCAGTTCAGCCATATAACTTTGCTATTACACCAGAAGTTAAAGCATTAGATGCATTCTGGTATATGAAGAAAAATAACGAAGGTTTAGTATTAAAAGAAGAAGAATTAGAAGAAATACACATGCCAAGCAATTCTTGGCTGCCAATTTACATGTGTGTTGTATTTGGTGTAGTTGGTTTCTTCCTAGTATTTGAATGGTTTATTCCAGCTGCAATCTGCAGTTTAGGTATTTTTGTAGGCTTAATAATTCGTTCCTTTGATTATGACGAAGGTTACCATATTAAACTGGATGTTATTAAGAAAACGGAACGCGCATGGAGAGGTGAGAAATAATGGCAAAAGTCGATAAGTCTTTACCACTAGAATATCAGACAGAGCAAAGCCGCTTAAACATTCTAGGCTTCTGGATCTTCCTTGGTGCGGAGGTTGTATTATTCGCTACCTTGTTTGCAGCCTATGGATCTTTAAAGGATAACTTTGCAGGCGGTCCTACTCCAGCAGAATTATTTAAATTAAAAGATGTAATGATTGAAACACTTCTACTATTAACAAGTAGTTTCACATGCGGTATCGCTATCTGGTATATGCGTCGCCAAAATTTAAAAGGATTATTAACTTGGTTAATTATCACTTTAGCATTAGGTGCAGGATTCGTCTTTGTGGAAATAAATGAATTTATTCATTATGTACATGAAGGAGCAACAATGCAGACAAGTGCATTCCTTTCCTCATTCTTTGTATTGCTAGGAACACACGGATTGCACGTATCTTTAGGTATTGGTTGGGCTATATTAATCATTATTCAATTGATTAGACACGGCCTAACGCCAACAACTGCTCGTAAGACATTTATTATAAGTTTATATTGGCACTTCTTAGACGTTGTGTGGATTTTCATCTTCACATTCGTTTATCTAGCAAGGATGGTGTTTTAGATGGCGAAAAATCATGAGAATGAAAAGTTTCCAATCAGTCATATTGCTGGTTTCATCGTATCTTTATTACTTACCTTTGCGGCAGTAGCGGCTAAGAAATATACGGATCTACCAATGATTACTGTTATGTGGATTATCGGTGCATTGGCAGTTATCCAAGCTATTCTTCAACTGTTTATGTTTATGCATCTTACAGAAGGCGAAGGAAAAGTACAAACAATTAACATCATTTATGCATTCTTCTGCGCGATTGTCGTAGCGGGAGGAACAATTTGGGTAATGACATCAGGACACGTTCATTACTAATAAAATATGTATAAAGTAGAAAAAAACCTCCATTTGGGGGTTTTTTCTTTTGTATAAAACATGACAAAATAATTAGGTAATAGGAATGGTTGTTTCTTGAAATTTTGAGATAATTCATCCCCGTCTCCGAAAAGGCATTATCTCTCCATTTATAGGAGCTATAAATATTTCTATAAGTGAGCAATCAAAATACTGCGCTTATTCTATGAAAAGCGAACTTTCATATTGTAAATAAATACTTATTAGTAGTAATTAATAAATCATTTTCAAAAGATAAAAATACTAGCAGATGGTTGCTTTTTTAATGACTTCCCTCCAAAATAAAAGAGAGAAGGAATATTTCATTTAATGAGGAGGCCTATATGACGATTAGATTTGGAATCATCGGAACTAATTGGATTACAGAATCTTTTATTGAAGGCGCTAGCGAAATAGAGGATTTTCAATTAACTGCTATATACTCAAGAACAGAGGAAAAAGCGAAAGCGTTTGCGAAAAAGCACAATGCAGAATATACATATACTAGTTTAGAGGAAATGGCAAAGAGTGACAAAATCGATGCAGTATATATTGCTAGTCCTAATGCCTATCACGCACAACAGTCTATCATTTTTTTGAAAAATAAAAAGCACGTTCTAACAGAGAAAGCAATTGCTTCCAATGCGGTTGAAGTGAAACAAATGATTGCTGCTGCGAAGGAAAATAATGTCCTATTAATGGAGGCGCTTAAAACTACCTTTCTTCCTAACTTTAAGGTTGTACAAGAGAATTTACATAAAGTCGGAAAAATCCGTCGTGCTTTTGTAAGCTATTGTCAGTATTCTTCCCGGTATGATGCTTATAAGGAAGGTACTATATTAAATGCATTTAAGCCAGAATTGTCAAATGGAGCATTAATGGATATTGGTGTTTATTGTCTTTACCCAATGGTACTTCTTTTTGGAAAACCAGAGAAAGTAAAGGCGAATAGTTTCTTATTGGAATCTGGGGTTGACGGAGAAGGAAGTATTATCTTAGGTTATCCGGATATGGATGTGATACTAATGTATTCTAAAATAGCAAATTCCTATATTCCGTCTGAAATTCAAGGAGAAGAGGGAAATTTATTAATCAATCAAATGAACACCCCTACGAAAGTAGAATTTATTCCTCGAAAAGGGGAAGTGGAGAATCTAACCCTTCCTCAAAAAGAAGCTTCTATGTTTTATGAGGCGCAAGAATTTATTGAATTGATTAAGGCAGGAAAAGTAGAATCTTCCGTAAACTCCTATAACGTTTCTTTGTCTGTAATGGAAATTATGGATGAGGTAAGAAGACAAACGGGAGTTGTATTTCCTGCGGACACAAACAAGTAAGTGAGTTTATAAAACATTATAAGGGGAGAGGAACCATGTCACTATACGGTGCTATTGAAGCTGGCGGAACAAAATTTGTCTGTGCAGTGGGAGATGCAAAAGGAAACATTCAAGAAAGAATTTCTATTCCAACGACAACACCAGAGGAAACAATGCCAGAGGTTATCGCTTTTTTTAAGAGGTTTCCAATCGACGCAATTGGAATCGGATCATTTGGTCCGATTGATGTGGATAAAAATAGTCCTACTTATGGAAATGTAACAACCACTCCAAAATTAGCTTGGAAAGACTATCCATTATTGAAAGCAATTAAAGATGAATTTTCTGTACCAACTGGTTTTAACACAGATGTAAATGTAGCTGCTTTAGGAGAGGCAAAGCTTGGTGCTGCTAAAGGCGTAGATAATTGCTTATATATTACGGTTGGTACAGGCATTGGTGCGGGCGCTTATATTAATGGAGAACTGTTACAAGGGTTAACCCATCCAGAAATGGGCCATATTTTAGTAAGAAGGCATGCAAAAGATACGTATAAAGGAAGATGCCCATACCACGGTGATTGTTTAGAAGGCTTAGCTGCTGGACCAGCAATTGAAGAACGCTGGGGCGAAAAGGCTTTTCATCTAAGTGATAAAGAGGAAGTATGGGAAATGGAAGGCTATTATATTGCCCAAGCCCTTATGCAATATATTTTAATCCTATCTCCTAAAAAAATTATTCTTGGTGGAGGCGTAATGAATCAAGAGCATGTGCTGACACATGTTTATCGTCATTTAAGCGATCTATTAAATGGTTATGTTTCGTATCCAGAAGTCCAAGATAAGATGAATGAGTATATTGTTAGACCAGGATTAGGAGATAATGCTGGCATAACAGGAGGGCTTCTTCTTGCGGAAAAAGTTTTGGAGGAAAGTAAAGCGCCAATTAACTAAATAAACGTGATAATGAGACCATTTAAAGGAGGGTATCTTTTAAATGGTCTTTTTATTTGTATGCGGCATTCCGAGCAGGGGAATCGCGAAAATCCCTATTTATTATGCAAACCGATAAAATTATGAACAAACTATTTCCTATCCTTTAACAATCCATTAAACATGCTGGTAACCTATTGATTCGTTTAGTGAAAGTCGCTTTAATTAGTTAAAAGCAGAAAAATAGGAGAGTATAGATGAATATTTTAGTAATAGAGGATAACCAAAGTGTTTGTTCTATGTTGGAAATGTTTTTTATCAAGGAAGGTTTTCAGGGTACCTTTTTTCATAATGGCTTGGAAGGATATAAGCATTTTATGAATAATAAATATGATATGATTATTTTAGATTGGATGGTTCCAGATTTAGACGGAATAACTGTTTGTCGCAAAATAAGAGAAACAGATAAAGGGACACCAATTATTATGTTAACTGCAAAGGATACTGAATCGGATCAAGTGCTTGGATTAGAAATGGGAGCAGATGATTATGTCACGAAGCCCTTTAGCCCTTTAGCTTTAATTGCTCGTATAAAGGCAATTAGAAGAAGAAATTCTAATGTAGAAGAAGTAAGAACGAATGCAATCATTAAATTAGATAAAGAAACAAGAGAGGTATTTATGTATAATCGACCTGTATTAGGATTAACACCCAAGGAATTTGATTTACTTGCATTCTTCGTTCAGCATCCAAAACAAGTATTTTCTAGAGAACAAATTTTACAGCAAGTATGGGGATTTCAATTCTATGGAGATGATCGGACGGTTGATGTCCATATTAAAAGACTCAGAAGAAAAATAGGAAGGGATAGTCAGCCCTTTTTACATACAGTATGGGGTGTAGGCTATAAATTCGATGAAACGGTGGTAGTACATGAGAATTAAATACATCTATCAGCAGCTAATAAGTCACTTAAGCGTCATCCTAGTAGCCTTGTTAGTATTAAGCCTTGTTTTTTCTCATTATATAGAGAAATTAGTATTTTCCATGAAGGCAGATGAGCTTCAAGGATACGGATATAATATTGTTCAAGATGTGCAAGGAGATGATTTATGGTCTGCTGCAACGTATTCGACGTTATTACGGTATTCCGAAGAACTAAAAGGGACAGGAATAACAATCGGTATATTTAATACACAAAGAAATCGAATATGGTCTTTTGGGAAAGATTTGAATATTAATATTACTCATGCAGAGTGGGATGAAATAAAAGACGGCAGTAGTACGGTTATTAAGCCTAGCACGCGAAGAGGAGATCAAGAGGTTGCACTAGTTGCGATACCGTATTCCGTAAATAATGTCGTTGTTGGAGGAATTATCTTAACATCTCCTCTTGTCGAATCGAAAGAAATGATACAAGAAATCAATAAGTATTTAATTTATATCCTTTTTCTAGTGTTTGGAATTGCATTATTAATGAGTTTTATTTTTTCAAGAGTACATGTCAATCGGATAAAAAAACTACAGGAAGCTACAAGCCATGTTGCGGAAGGGGATTACAGTGTGAAAGTCTCTTCTTCTACGTTTGATGAAATAGGTGAACTCGGGCAAGATTTCAATCAGATGGTAGATCGACTAAGAGAGTCAAAAGAAGCAATTGATGCTTTAGAAAATCGGAGAAGACAATTTATGTCGGATGTTTCTCATGAATTAAAGACCCCTTTAACAACAATCAGTGGCGTCATAGAAGGCTTAAATAATAATATGATACCAGAAAATGAGCGGGAAAAAGGGCTCAAATTAATTAGCCAAGAAGCGAAAAGGCTTATTCGTTTGGTAAATGAGAATCTTGATTATGATAAAATCCGTTCAAATCAAATTGTTTTAATGAAGGAATTTATTTCTCTCCAAGAAGTGTTAGAGATTATTGAGGAGCAACTGTCTATTTTAGCCGAAGAAAAGAATGTGAAAATTTATGTAGATGTGGATAATGCTGCGGTAATTTATGCAGATTATGATCGTCTCATTCAAATCATCATGAATATTACGAAAAATAGTATTCAATTTACAGAGAACGGAAGTATTTGGTTATCCGGGCGTATGGAAGTGGACAGAACAATTATCGAGGTGAAAGATACGGGGATTGGAATTGATGCCCATGAAATAGAAAACATCTGGAAGAGATTTTATAAAGCAGATATTTCAAGAACCAATAACCCTTACGGAGAATTTGGGCTTGGCTTATCCATTGTTAAGCAGCTAGTTCAGTTTCATGAAGGAGATATTCATGTAATGAGTGAAAAAGGAAAAGGAACTACTTTCACGATTTACTTCCCTCTACCAAAGGAAAAAGTAACAGAGTTCGCGTAATTGTATAAAATAGGCTGAATAGGTTCGCTAATGAATTCTATTTTGAACGGAAGGTAAGTGGCTGTAAAGGATTAAACGAATTGGTAAGAATAAATTGTTCCAAAAT
Proteins encoded:
- the qoxB gene encoding cytochrome aa3 quinol oxidase subunit I, with protein sequence MHIKWDDIVITGDPLILSAQIGITLTMLAIVVGVTYFKKWQYLWDEWITTVDHKKIGIMYIIVAVLMFFRGGVDGLMMKYQTSAPEMKFLDAQHYNEVFTTHGVIMILFMAMPALIGLMNVVIPLQIGARDVAFPQLNALSFWLTFSGAMLFNISFVIGGSPDAGWTSYFPLAGKEFTPGVGNNFYAIGLQIAGIGTLMTGINFIVTILKMRAKGMTLMKMPMFTWTSLITNVIIVFAFPILTVALALMTFDRLFGTHFFTISGGGNAMLWNNLFWLWGHPEVYIVILPAFGMFSEIIATFSKKRLYGYNSMIISIIGIALLSFVVWVHHFYTMGSGPVVNSVFSITTMLIAVPTGVKIFNWLFTMRKGRIQFTTAMLWSLAFIPTFTIGGVTGVMLAMAAADYQYHNTLFLVAHFHYVLIPGVVYAVFAGFYYWWPKMFGYALNERLGKWHFWLFNIGFNVTFMPMFFLGLKGAVRRSYTFSAESGFAPLFMLSAIGSLILAAGFAVLVYNIYYSTRYADRKISTDPWDARTLEWHTASPVQPYNFAITPEVKALDAFWYMKKNNEGLVLKEEELEEIHMPSNSWLPIYMCVVFGVVGFFLVFEWFIPAAICSLGIFVGLIIRSFDYDEGYHIKLDVIKKTERAWRGEK
- a CDS encoding PBP1A family penicillin-binding protein, which codes for MDRLKPYWEGFRRFWKKRHLTQIILLALLLVVLIAILYFTYLATQANVSTLKAGLSQATIIYDKDGDEATQIRTERTEGIELKDVPKYVPAAVVSIEDERFYQHNGFDIKGISRAFFKNIFAGRITGGGSTITQQLTKNALLTSEQTYKRKAEELFLAVEIEKHYEKEEILQMYLNHVYFGSGAWGISQASLKYFNKDIKDVSISEAALLAGILQAPSALDPYNNYDGAVNRRNLVLKKMVDLKQITKDEYQQAVNEKIVLENGGGSFIEREYPYYVDAVIDEAIKKYGLTQEELLKRGYKIYTEMDQNLQSTLEKTFARDSLFPRSADGTSAQGGAVLLDPETGGVRGLVGGRGEQVFRGFNRATQIRVQPGSTMKPLAVYTPALEKGYKIDSMLEDKPFKKGDYEPQNFTKTYKGEVPMYEALEDSLNVPAVWLLDKIGLENGLKSLDRFGIPYEKEDEYLGIALGGMTRGVSPLQMASAYSAFPNEGIRMESHLITKIVGPTGNVIADYEPTSTRVTSRSVTNDMTSMLLDVIKSGTGQGAKVTGFQIAGKTGSTQLDNSNISGTKDQWFVGYTPNLVGAMWLGYDKTDDTHYLPSKSSGDVVPIFKTIMDQAVQYVEPENFNVLSVSDRLANKDSGNVNKKVEETKKVIKEKAEELETTIKENSSKWSQVVDEIKKDAKKVNEKVKGKLQEILGN
- the qoxA gene encoding cytochrome aa3 quinol oxidase subunit II, whose product is MKKGVLVSLLAIVPLFILSGCESMVVFDPQGPVARSITDLINWSILLMAFVCLVVFALFGYIVWKYRATKENADYEPDEHGSTKLEIVWTVIPFLIIIALTIPTVKTIYALEDVPKDYKDHDPIVINVTSADWKWIFSYPEEGIETVNYVNIPAGVPIEFKLTSAGTMQSFWIPALAGQKYTMYGAETDLYVVADNPGNYEGQNTSFNGKGYAEMKFDVEAKTLEDYDKWVDEVKENAPELTEEKYKEIIKPTHLGRLTFSNTHLEWIDHGKGGDSNYYLNPELYRVHGYPGRTFEKNQESDGGEKDAH
- the qoxD gene encoding cytochrome aa3 quinol oxidase subunit IV: MAKNHENEKFPISHIAGFIVSLLLTFAAVAAKKYTDLPMITVMWIIGALAVIQAILQLFMFMHLTEGEGKVQTINIIYAFFCAIVVAGGTIWVMTSGHVHY
- the qoxC gene encoding cytochrome aa3 quinol oxidase subunit III → MAKVDKSLPLEYQTEQSRLNILGFWIFLGAEVVLFATLFAAYGSLKDNFAGGPTPAELFKLKDVMIETLLLLTSSFTCGIAIWYMRRQNLKGLLTWLIITLALGAGFVFVEINEFIHYVHEGATMQTSAFLSSFFVLLGTHGLHVSLGIGWAILIIIQLIRHGLTPTTARKTFIISLYWHFLDVVWIFIFTFVYLARMVF
- a CDS encoding mannitol-1-phosphate 5-dehydrogenase, with product MNAIHFGAGNIGRGFIGLLLHQSDYAITFVDVNEQVIDEINRVGQYNVLLANETKEQFTVKNVKGINSKINPEQVVERFIQADIVTTAIGPNILKFIAPLIADGIKARMKNNQTPVNVIACENMIGGSSALKQFVLEHLNEEEAAWLEEYVGFPDSAVDRIVPNQKNDNLLDVLVEPFHEWVIDETAIKGEKPEIAEAHFVGNLQAYIERKLFTVNTGHAATAYLGNIKNYETISETIHHEGVKEKVLHVLQETGKVLVARYNFNEADHQKYIDKILGRFANAYIVDDVKRVGRSPLRKLSGNDRLVAPALAYYKEFHEIPAHLVEVMASALHFYTPEDQESVELKKLVEEKGVQSAFVQVSGLSEDHELVTEVIRVYNNIHA